Genomic segment of Xanthobacter dioxanivorans:
CCGGCAAGGAGGAAACGACGCGCATCGGCGTGTGCGTCCGCCAGACCCTCGGGGCCGCCGCGATGGAGCAGGTTGGTGTCCTCCATCGCCGCCAAAAGCGCGAAGAAGGTATGCACGCGCGCAGCGTCCTCGTTGCCTGCGCGTACCCGTCCGGCTCGCAGCGCCGGCAGGCCGATGTCCCGGGCGTGAGGGAAACCCTGCGCCGCCTCCGACCGCGCTCCGCCGGCGCCGTAGCGCCGCAGCGCACCGCTGCCGTGGCTGTTGAGCGGAATGGGACCGCGCAGGATCTCGCTGCCCCAACGCATGCCGACCGCCAGCATCAGCCGTTCGGCCGAAAGGGGGGAGCTCCCGGCGCCCGCTGCGCCTGCAGCCGCGCAGAGCAGCCCCAGCGCAAAGATGGCCCCGCGATGGGTGTTCACCCCGCCGGTGGCAGCGAGCATGGCGTCTTCCGCGCGCCGGCCGATCCGGCGCAACGTGTTCATGTCGGCATCGGCCGAGCCCGCGACGGCCAACTCGGTATAAAAGGGGCGCAGCGCGGCGATGCTGCGCAGGAACGTCCCGTAGTCCATGTCATCATGGCTGCCATTGTCGAACGGGCTGACGAGGCCGGGCTTCGGCCAGGTGTCCAGTTCGGCAAGCAGCGCATCGGCCGCCATCTGGCCGATCCTGTCCGCATCGACGGGCGCGAGCGGCGCCAGGCCCTGCGTCGGAGCGCGCTTCGGCAAGTCTGCGGTCACGCGAAGAGGCGTCGTGCGCATCTGAGTTCCGCTCCGTGCATGGATTTGACCAGGACTGTGCCGCCCGAGCGGACAAGCTGACTGTGCAGCTCGCGCCAGTTCACGGCTTCGCCGGTGGGCAGGACGATCTCGCCATCAAGCCGGGCCGGACCCGCGGTATCGAGCGCAACGAGATTTTCCAGCAATTCGTCCAGCCTATCTGGGCGCGGCGCCGGCCAGAGCAGATCGATATCCGAGCCGGGCCGCAGATAGGCGAGCCCCGTCAGATGTTGCCAGAGCAGCGCCCCGAAGACGGATGACCGCAATCCAAGCCGAGCCCCGAGGGCCGCGACGGCCACCAGCTGTGGCCGCAGGGGGGCGAGGGCCGAGCGTGCGGCCTCGGCCGGTGAGACGGCCGCGACGGCCTTCATCCCGCTGTCGGCGGGAAGGAAGAAGCCGAGCCTCAGCTTGCCGAGCCCGGGCGGCAGCGGCAGTCCGACCGCGACGTCGTCCCCGTCGTTCACGCCGCAGCGGCGCACGATCACCGGCCAACCGCGCCCGGCCCAGCCCTCGACCAGTTGCCGGGCCTCCCCAGCGAGAGCGTCGAGGCCATTCGTGGCGGCGAGCATGCCGCGCCACGCTTTCGGTTCGATCCGCAGCAAATCGTGGCGGCGATATGGATGGCTAGGCATGGTGGACACCGCAGGCCTGGTCCGCCACGCGCCGCGCGATCTGCGCCGCGACGGGGCGACCGCCGCGCGCGGCGCCGAGCGTGTCCCGGACATCGTGGGCGGGCATAGCGGCCAGCGTTGCTTCGAACTGGTCCGCTAGAGGCTTGGCAGGATCCCACACCTCCGACACCGCCCCCACCGCCGTCATGGATGCAAGACCCGGTGCGAAGACCGGCGTCGTCTTGGAGAGTTCCTCCAGCTTCGCCTGCGGCAGCTTGGTCACCCGCGCCATCGAAGGCAGGTCCATCACCGCCGGCTCGGCGCCGGGCAGGCCGATAAGGATGTCCGTGGCGCCGGCCGTGGCGAGGAAGGCCCCGGCGGCGGCCTTGCCATAGTTCAGCCCGACGGTGGGATGGCCGCTCCGGCTCGCCAGGAGCAAGCATTTCGCCAGATGAGCCAGATATTCATTGAGGCCGAGCATCTCGTCGTGGCGGGACATGAGCTGTCCCTGGGTGTCGACGACCACCAGGATCGGCGCCGTGCCGCCCGCAGCAATGATGTCGAGCACGCGATCCGCCAGCGGCAGGATGCCGGTGATGCCGAGCGCTTCGCCGTCGGTGATGCCGATCACCTCAACCGTGCCGCCATCGGCGCGCTTGCCGGTGCCGAGGAACAGATGATCGGCATGGCGAGCGATGACATGGCCCGCAGGAAAAAGGCTGTCCAGGATCTCATCGAGCGTCATGATCTGTTCCTTCCACGCCCGCGACCACCGCCCGGAAGGCGTTGTCGTCCATATTGCCGATAGCCTGCGGATCGGGGACGCCGAGGGTGGCCCACATCTCCGTCGACGCGTTGCACGCCCCAAGCCGCTCGGCCCGCACGGCGAGCCGCGCCTGCTCCGCCTTGAGCGTCGCGAGATCGAAGGTCGGGGCCCGATCCATGAGGGCAAGGGCAGCTCCCCGGAAGCCGGCGATGCTGTCATCGACATAGGCATCTGCGCCGCCGATGAGGCGCCGGGTGCGCCCGCCGGTCACGCTCCAGACCAGGGCCTTGTCCTGCGAGTCGAATTCCTCGACGCCTTTGTTGGTCTCGATCACCTCTGGGCCCGTGACACCTGTGCGCCCCTGCTCGGAGATGGCGATGGCCGAGCAGGTGGCGGCGGTGAGCCCGGCGCCACCGAAGGCGCCCGCCCGCCCGCCCACCAGCGCGATCACAGCGACCCCGGCGGCCCGTGCCTCCACGATGGCGCGCATCACCTCGGCGACGGCGAGCTCGCCCGCATTGGCCTCCTGAAGCCTCACCCCACCGCTGTCCAGCAGCAGGAGCACCGTACGCGGCAGCTTCGCATCGTCGCGCGCCGCGCGCAGCAGGCCGACGAGCTTGGCGCCGCTGACCTCGGCGAAGGTGCCCCCCATGAACTGGCCTTCCTGCCCGGCCACCAGCACGTCGCGCCCTTCAAGCCGCCCGCGCCCGACGATCATGCCGTCGTCGAAGGCCGCCGGCAGGTCGAACAAGGCAAGGTGCGGGCTCTGTACCCGTTCGGTCGGCGGCAGGAATTCGGTGAAGCTGCCCTGATCGAGCAGCCGCGTAAGGCGCTCGCGGGCGGTTGAGAGGAACCAGCTCACGGAGCCGGCTTCGATGTGGCGCATGTCAGTCATTGCCGACCTCCATGGTCCGCGCGCCCTGCAACAGCCGGAGCATCACCGTGTCGGGCCGGGCGCCGCCGTCATTAATCGAGATGCGCAGGCCGCCGGGCGAGGCGCGCTCGACGAAGTCGGCGATGACCGCCTCCCACACCTCGTCATAGCCACGCACCGGGGTGACGATCTCCACCGTGCATTCGGTCGCCTGGAGCATGCGCTCCAGCAGCACTTCGAGATTGCCGGAGCCGACGACGCCGACGAGGGCGCTACGGATCATGCCGGCGGCGGGGCCACGTGTCGTGTGGCGGAATCTGAGGGTTTCCATGGGCCGGCTCCTCACCAGTTGCGGAATTTGTGGGGCGGGTCGTAGAGATCGCCCGACCAATGCATCAGCTCCTTGATGGAGCGCGCGGCAAGCAGGCTCTTATTGGCATTCAACGGGTCGATGCCGAGATCCTCGGGCCGCTGGATCACCTTGCGCGCGCGCAATTCCTCGACCGTCTTGCGGTCCCGCGCACGCCCGACATCGGTATAGCCCGCCACGCCCCGGATCGCTTGCTCGCGCTCATAAGGCGTGCGGCACAGAAGGAGGTTGGCCATGCCCTCCTCGGTGATGATGTGGGAGACGTCGTCGCCATAGATCATCACCGGCGGCAAGGCGAGATCGAGGGATTTCGCCAGCTCGATGCTGTCCAGGCTCTCGACGAAGGTCGGCGCCATCTTATCGCCGAAGGTCTCGACGATCTGCACGACGAGTTTTCGCCCGCGCGGCAGCGCCCGCGCGTCGCCCGCCGCCTCGCGCCCGGCCTTGAGCCAGGCGTCGCTGGCATGCCGCCGCCCGCGCGGGTCCGAGCCCATGTTCGGAGCACCGCCGAAGCCGGCGATGCGGTCGCGGGTGAAGGTGGAGGAATTGCCCTGCAGGTCGATCTGCAGCGTCGAGCCGATGAACAGATCGGTCGCGTAGAGGCCGGCCGACTGGCAATACATGCGGTTCGAGGCCATGGAGCCATCGCGGCCGGCGAAGAAGATGTCCGGCCGCGCGCGCATGTAGTCGTCCATGCCGACTTCGGAGCCGAAGCTGTGCACCTGCTCGACCCAGCCGGTCTCGATGGCCGGGATCAGGGTCGGATGCGGGTTCAGGGCGAAATGCGTGGCGATCTTGCCCTTCAGCCCCAGCCTCTCGGCATAGGTGGGCAGGATCAGTTCGATCGCCGCCGTGTTGAAGCCGATGCCGTGGTTCAGGCGCTTCACGCCGTAGGGTGCGTAGATGCCCTTGATCGCCAGCATGGCGCTGAGGATCTGCGTTTCGGTGATCTGCGCCGGATCGCGTGTGAACAGCGGCTCCACATAGAAATGCGACGGCGCGAGCACGACGAAGTCCACCCGGTCGCCCGGCACGTCGACACGCGGCACCGTGTCCACCAGTTCGTTCACCTGGGCGATGACGATACCCTGCTTGAAGGCGGTCGCCTCGATGACCACGGGCGAATCTTCGGTGTTCGGCCCCATATAGAGGTTGCCGTCGCGATCCGCTGCGCGCGCCACGGTGAGCGCGACATGGGGGGTGAGATCGACGAAATAGCGCGAGAACAGCTCGATATAGGTATGGACCGCCCCGAGCTCGATCTTGCCGGCCTTGAGCGCCCTCGCAATCGCCGCGCCCTGCGGGCCGGAATAGGAGAAGTCCAGCTTTCGCGCGATGCCGGCCTCGAACAGATCGAGATGCTCGGAGAGAACCACGCCGGACTGCACCACATGGAGATCCTTCACCACGGAGGGATCAACCGCGGCCAGCCGGGCGGCGAGGAAGTCCGCCTGCTTCTGGTTGTCACCTTCCAGGCAGACCCGGTCTCCGGGGCGCACCACCGCCTCCAGGAGCTTCGTCGCATCCTCGGGGGAGGCCAGCTTCCCCCTGGCATAGGGGCTGGCCGCCGACAGGCGCTGGTCGCGCGATTGGCGGGCCGTATCCCATGCGCGTTGCGATGGACTGTTCGATATGGCAGTCATGGCGAGCCTCATGCACCAGGAAGAATGCCGCTGCGCCGAGCGGCGCAACGGCGGGGGTTGCCTAATTGCCCGGCTCAGCCACCTTGCGCGCGGCCTCTTCGATGACGGAAGCGACCTGCGTGGGATGGGATTCATAAACCGAATGACTGGCGCCCTCGATGACAATGAAGGGCGCCTTGGCACGCTGGTAGTAGAAGCGTTCCAGGTCGGGATTGATGATCTGGTCATTTCCGGCCACGATGCCCCAACTGGGCTTGGCCTTCCACGCTGCGGCGGTGAGCGGCGTGCTGAACACCTCGGCCTTGGCAAGCACCTGTGAGCGGGATTCGAATTCCGCCTGCTCCCTCGGCAGGTCAGGCGCGAACAGCTTCGGGAACAGCTCGGGGTTCAGATAGGTGTAGCCGTCCGGCGTTTTCTCGATGGCGCCCGGCGTCTTCGCCAGCACGCTCGGCATCTTCTTGCCGAGCTCGCCCTCATCCTCGCCCACATCGGGAGCATGGGCGGCGATGTAGACGAGGCCAGCCACCTTGGGGTGCACCCCCGCCTCCGTGATAATGGAGCCACCATAGGAATGGCCGACCAAGATGGTGGGGCCATCCTGCATGTCGAGCACGCGCTTGGCGGCGGCAACGTCGTCCTGGAACGACGTCTCGGGCTCCTGGACCATGGAGACGCGGAAGCCCTTCTTCTTCAGGATGTCATAAACCGGCTTCCAGCCGGAGGCGTCGACCCAGGCGCCGTGCAC
This window contains:
- the mdcA gene encoding malonate decarboxylase subunit alpha; protein product: MTAISNSPSQRAWDTARQSRDQRLSAASPYARGKLASPEDATKLLEAVVRPGDRVCLEGDNQKQADFLAARLAAVDPSVVKDLHVVQSGVVLSEHLDLFEAGIARKLDFSYSGPQGAAIARALKAGKIELGAVHTYIELFSRYFVDLTPHVALTVARAADRDGNLYMGPNTEDSPVVIEATAFKQGIVIAQVNELVDTVPRVDVPGDRVDFVVLAPSHFYVEPLFTRDPAQITETQILSAMLAIKGIYAPYGVKRLNHGIGFNTAAIELILPTYAERLGLKGKIATHFALNPHPTLIPAIETGWVEQVHSFGSEVGMDDYMRARPDIFFAGRDGSMASNRMYCQSAGLYATDLFIGSTLQIDLQGNSSTFTRDRIAGFGGAPNMGSDPRGRRHASDAWLKAGREAAGDARALPRGRKLVVQIVETFGDKMAPTFVESLDSIELAKSLDLALPPVMIYGDDVSHIITEEGMANLLLCRTPYEREQAIRGVAGYTDVGRARDRKTVEELRARKVIQRPEDLGIDPLNANKSLLAARSIKELMHWSGDLYDPPHKFRNW
- a CDS encoding alpha/beta hydrolase, whose translation is MPLHRIRPALMLASLLALAAPATASAEPIKNIVLVHGAWVDASGWKPVYDILKKKGFRVSMVQEPETSFQDDVAAAKRVLDMQDGPTILVGHSYGGSIITEAGVHPKVAGLVYIAAHAPDVGEDEGELGKKMPSVLAKTPGAIEKTPDGYTYLNPELFPKLFAPDLPREQAEFESRSQVLAKAEVFSTPLTAAAWKAKPSWGIVAGNDQIINPDLERFYYQRAKAPFIVIEGASHSVYESHPTQVASVIEEAARKVAEPGN
- a CDS encoding biotin-independent malonate decarboxylase subunit gamma, producing MTLDEILDSLFPAGHVIARHADHLFLGTGKRADGGTVEVIGITDGEALGITGILPLADRVLDIIAAGGTAPILVVVDTQGQLMSRHDEMLGLNEYLAHLAKCLLLASRSGHPTVGLNYGKAAAGAFLATAGATDILIGLPGAEPAVMDLPSMARVTKLPQAKLEELSKTTPVFAPGLASMTAVGAVSEVWDPAKPLADQFEATLAAMPAHDVRDTLGAARGGRPVAAQIARRVADQACGVHHA
- the mdcG gene encoding malonate decarboxylase holo-[acyl-carrier-protein] synthase; amino-acid sequence: MLAATNGLDALAGEARQLVEGWAGRGWPVIVRRCGVNDGDDVAVGLPLPPGLGKLRLGFFLPADSGMKAVAAVSPAEAARSALAPLRPQLVAVAALGARLGLRSSVFGALLWQHLTGLAYLRPGSDIDLLWPAPRPDRLDELLENLVALDTAGPARLDGEIVLPTGEAVNWRELHSQLVRSGGTVLVKSMHGAELRCARRLFA
- the mdcC gene encoding malonate decarboxylase acyl carrier protein; protein product: METLRFRHTTRGPAAGMIRSALVGVVGSGNLEVLLERMLQATECTVEIVTPVRGYDEVWEAVIADFVERASPGGLRISINDGGARPDTVMLRLLQGARTMEVGND
- the mdcB gene encoding triphosphoribosyl-dephospho-CoA synthase MdcB, translated to MRTTPLRVTADLPKRAPTQGLAPLAPVDADRIGQMAADALLAELDTWPKPGLVSPFDNGSHDDMDYGTFLRSIAALRPFYTELAVAGSADADMNTLRRIGRRAEDAMLAATGGVNTHRGAIFALGLLCAAAGAAGAGSSPLSAERLMLAVGMRWGSEILRGPIPLNSHGSGALRRYGAGGARSEAAQGFPHARDIGLPALRAGRVRAGNEDAARVHTFFALLAAMEDTNLLHRGGPEGLADAHADARRFLLAGGVGRADWLAHAIAVHRRFVARRLSPGGSADLLAVTIFLDRIERAS
- a CDS encoding biotin-independent malonate decarboxylase subunit beta — encoded protein: MTDMRHIEAGSVSWFLSTARERLTRLLDQGSFTEFLPPTERVQSPHLALFDLPAAFDDGMIVGRGRLEGRDVLVAGQEGQFMGGTFAEVSGAKLVGLLRAARDDAKLPRTVLLLLDSGGVRLQEANAGELAVAEVMRAIVEARAAGVAVIALVGGRAGAFGGAGLTAATCSAIAISEQGRTGVTGPEVIETNKGVEEFDSQDKALVWSVTGGRTRRLIGGADAYVDDSIAGFRGAALALMDRAPTFDLATLKAEQARLAVRAERLGACNASTEMWATLGVPDPQAIGNMDDNAFRAVVAGVEGTDHDAR